A region of the Nocardia nova SH22a genome:
GCAACTGGTCGATCTTGCCGAAGGCGCGAGAGGCCGCGGTACCGATATCGGCGGAGCGCCGCGCATCGGGTTCGTCGGGCCGTCCGGACGTCGCGGCGAGCATGCCGAGGGCGACCACGGTCGCCACCGCCTCGTCGTCGTCGAGTACGAGCGGCGGCAGCGTGCGGCCGGGTGTGAGCCGGTAGAAGCCGCCGGGCCCCGGCTGGGTGGCGACCGGATAGCCGTACTCGCGTAGTCGCTCCACGTCACGCCGGACCGTGCGCGGGCTGGTGTCGAGGCGGGCGGCCAGTTCGGCGCCGGTGAATCGCCGTCCGCTCTGCAGGTGGGCGAGCAGGTCGAGTATCCGGCGGGGGGTACTGGAACTCATATCGCCATCGTCCACGAATTGTGGTCAGAGGTTGTCCACATCTGTCCCTACCGTCGAATTATGACTTCGATCCGGATTCGCGCGGCGCGCACCAACAATCTGAGAAGTGTGGACGTGGACGTGCCCCGGGGACGCCTGGTGGTGTTCGCCGGGGTATCGGGTTCGGGTAAGTCGTCACTGGTCTTCGACACCATCGCGGCCGAGGCCGGGTATCAGGTCAACGAGACCTATCCGCCGTTCGTGCGCAATCGGCTCCCACGTAGGCATCGCCCCGACGTCGATCTGATCGACGGCCTGTCCCCGGTGGTGGTGATCGACCAGAAGCGGCTCGGCGGCAATGCCCGCTCGACCGTCGGCACCGCCACCGACGCGTATACGTATCTGCGCCTGCTGTTCTCGCGCATCGGGCAGCCGTACGTCGGGGAATCGAACCACTTCTCGTTCAACGATCCGGCCGGAATGTGCCCGGCCTGTTCGGGTCTGGGCGAAACCCTCGTCACCGATGTGGATCGGCTGGTGGACCCGGATCTGTCCCTGGCCCAGGGCGCGATCCGGCTGCCCGGCTTCACTCCCGGCAAGTACTGGTACCGCCGCTGTGCCGAACTACCGGCTTTCGACCCCGCGGTGCCGCTGCGGGACTGGTCGGCCGGCACCCGCGACGCACTGCTGTACGGCGGAGCCGCCGCGGCGCGACTGCGGCCACGACCGCCCGCCGACCACGAAGGCGTCGTCGAACTGTTCGAGCGGATCTACCTGCACACCTCCGACACCCCGTCCGAGCGCAAACAGGCCGTGCTGCAACGGTTCACCCGATCCGCACGATGCCGGCAATGCGACGGGCAGCGACTGAACGCCGCAGCGCGGACCGCGCGAGTACTCGACCGCACCATCGCGGAGATGAGCGCGATCGAGATCGGCGAACTGGCCGGACTGATCACCGAAGTCCGGGCGCCGCAGGTACTTCCGGTGGTTTCCGCACTGCACGAGCGGCTGGCCGCCCTGTCCCGCATCGGCCTCGGCTACCTGACCCTGGCACGGCCGACGAGCACCTTGTCCGGCGGCGAGTCACAGCGCATCAAGACCGTGCGTCACCTCGGCAGCAGCCTCACCGAAATGCTCTACGTCTTCGACGAACCGACCGTCGGATTGCATCCGCACGACGTCCGGCCGATGACCGAACTGCTGAAATCGCTGCGGGACAAGGGCAACAGCGTCCTGGTGGTGGAACACGATCCGGATGTGCTGCGGATCGCCGACCATGTCGTCGAGGTCGGGCCCGGCGCCGGCGCCGACGGTGGGCGAATCGTATTCACCGGCGGTTTCGACGAACTGGCCACGGCCGACACCCCGACCGGGCGGGCACTGCGGGTCCGCCGCACCGCTCGCCGACCGCGGGTGCCCACCGGAAAGCTGCGCATCGACAACGCCACCCGCAACAATCTGCGCGATGTCTCGGTGGATATCGCGACCGGCGTACTGACCGTGCTGACCGGAGTCGCCGGATCGGGCAAATCCAGTCTGGCCGCGGAACTGGTCGACCGGCATCCGGCCACCGTCGTCGATCAGCGTCCGGTCAGCACCAACCGCCGCTCCACGACCGCGACCTACTGCGGCATCGCGAGCGCGGTGCGGGCCCTGTTCGCGAAACGGCACAAGGTGCCCGCTTCGCTGTTCAGCGCGAATTCCGAGGGGGCGTGCCCGGTATGTGCGGGCGCCGGGATCGTCT
Encoded here:
- a CDS encoding ATP-binding cassette domain-containing protein, which gives rise to MTSIRIRAARTNNLRSVDVDVPRGRLVVFAGVSGSGKSSLVFDTIAAEAGYQVNETYPPFVRNRLPRRHRPDVDLIDGLSPVVVIDQKRLGGNARSTVGTATDAYTYLRLLFSRIGQPYVGESNHFSFNDPAGMCPACSGLGETLVTDVDRLVDPDLSLAQGAIRLPGFTPGKYWYRRCAELPAFDPAVPLRDWSAGTRDALLYGGAAAARLRPRPPADHEGVVELFERIYLHTSDTPSERKQAVLQRFTRSARCRQCDGQRLNAAARTARVLDRTIAEMSAIEIGELAGLITEVRAPQVLPVVSALHERLAALSRIGLGYLTLARPTSTLSGGESQRIKTVRHLGSSLTEMLYVFDEPTVGLHPHDVRPMTELLKSLRDKGNSVLVVEHDPDVLRIADHVVEVGPGAGADGGRIVFTGGFDELATADTPTGRALRVRRTARRPRVPTGKLRIDNATRNNLRDVSVDIATGVLTVLTGVAGSGKSSLAAELVDRHPATVVDQRPVSTNRRSTTATYCGIASAVRALFAKRHKVPASLFSANSEGACPVCAGAGIVYTDLAFMDGQESVCSACGGRRFADRVLGYTVDGLSIADTGDLTVAEAARRLPALARGLRPLHEVGLGYLRLGQSLTTLSGGECQRLKIARELARGDGHTLYVLDEPTTGLHLRDVDTLIQLFDRLIDLGNTVVVIEHNTAVVRAADRVVDLGPGPGRYGGRVVCTGTPDELVRCEESRTAAALRDSL